TTTTTCCCATCTGAATGTGCTGGAAAATCTGATAGAAGCGCCGATCCAGGTGAAGAAAACCCCCAGAAAAGAGGCAGTGGAACATGCCTTGGCCTTGCTTGATACCGTTGGGCTTGCCGATAAACGACAGGCAATGCCATCACAGCTTTCCGGAGGGCAATTGCAACGGGTGGGAATCGCAAGAGCCCTTGCAATGGATCCGGCCTTGCTCTTGTTTGATGAACCTACGAGTGCACTGGATCCTGAATTGGTAGGGGAGGTCCTGCAAGTGATGCGTAAAGTCGCAAAGAGCGGAACTTCAATGATAGTGGTAACCCATGAAATGGGTTTTGCCCAGGATGTTGCAGATAGGATTTTGTTTATGGATGGTGGAAAAATTCTCCAGGATGCACCACCAAAGGAATTTTTCAAGAATCCGAATTGTGAAAGGGTAAGGAATTTCGTTAAAACAATAGGAAATGTCTGACGTTGTCAAACCTTGGGGTCGTTCATTTTTTGTTTTGCCTTCTGCTCATACATTGCATTGTCAGCCTGGGAGAAAGCAGCAAAAATGGAATTGTTTTTTTTGGGTATGTAGATAGTAAATCCATAGGCTAAATCAATTGGGATTATCCTGGATTCATTGATATACTTGATCTGGTCCAGAAGGTTATCCAATAGTTGGTATGCCGTTGCCTTTGAGACTTCGTTGCAGAGGACACAAAATTCATCCCCCCCGATACGGAAGGTATTGCCGTAACTATAGAACACTCTTTCGATTGCCTTTGCAGTATCGAACAGCAAGGCGTCCCCGGCTTTATGTCCGTGAAGGTCATTGGTTTTCTTCAGGTTGTTCAAATCGAAGACAAAGAGAGTAGTCTCCTTGTTGGATGTAATTTGCATTTCCCGTTCGAATCCTTCCCTGTTCCTGACTTCCGTCTGGTTGTCGAATTCAAAATTAAGCTCAAGGGAAAAAATGTAAAACAGGAGAAGGGACATCGAAACACCACCCCAGAGGGTATGGATTTCCGGACGTACCAGCTGTATTGCGATTGATGCAAGGGGAAGGGATATTATCATAAGGAGAAAAAATTTATCAGACTTTCCGTAGGTATACCGTGCCTTGAGCGTGCAATAGATTGCCAAAAGGAAATAGAAGAAACTGGCAAAGAGGTAAATGAAAAACAAGGGCCCTTTTGCATATATGTTTTGTTCGTTGATTGAAAATATCCATCCTGTTCGGATTGAAGCAATCGTGCATAGGATATTGATTATTAATGGGACTTCCAGAAATTTTTTCCATGTACCCATCAATAGAGGATTTCCAATAAAATATACGACGAAATAGGGAACCAAAGGACCAATGATAAATACTATCATGGTGAAAAAAATATGGAAACTGGTCAAATAAACTCTGTATTCACTTGAAACGTAGATAGAATGTATTTCAGTCAGAAGCAACATGATAGTTATCAGGGAAGCAAAGATAAAATACTTATTCCGGGGATTTTGGAGACGATGCCGGTTTGCAAGGCTTATCGTGAAGAAAAGGGGTATTATGGAAAACAAGTCAAGAATTATAATAGAATTCATACAGTCCCCCCCTTTCTTAAATCTTTATATCCGACTTCTATTACCATAGAGCAGGGGAACAGAAAAGTAAACTATCTGCACTGTTGGAAAAGGTTTGTATTTATGATTTTCCAGTGTTCCCTAGTATTCCATAGAATTTCGGTTTATTATATACAAAGTAAGGAAAAGAGGAGGCATTCCATGGATAATTATTGCGTTGATAGAACAGCTAGGGAAAACGGGATGCACATCGTACATATTTGTTCTTGCCGGGAGCGGCCAGACCTGGAAGAACAGGATCATCTGGGTCCCTTTGCAACCTGTCAGGAAGCATTGGCAAAGGCGAGGACACTCTATCCAAAGGTGAATGGGTGTATCCATTGCTGCAAACCCTGCCATCGAAATTGAGTGGTAGCTCTGAAAGACCGACATTCGATACCTCAAAACCACAGAGCAAGGTACAGGGTACAGAAGGGACACTCTAGCCAGTTCCCTTGCAGGGAACGCTTGCTTGCATATATAAAAATACCCCACTGCCTGAAGGCAAAGGGGTACGGAAAAAGGCTGTCATTGAAGACTAAGCCTGTTTTGATTCCTCAATTCCAAGTTCTTCAATGAGAGAAAGCAGGGAGTCGAGTTTCTCGTGGGTTACTGTAGGATTGAGTAGTGTGAACTTTAAGTAGGTCTTTTCCTGATAGACAGTCTGCCCGATGACCACTCCCTGAAAATGAATCAGTCTCCGCCTTACCCGCTTATTCACTTCGCAACTGCCTTTCAACCTGAAAACAACCGAGCTTATCTCAGGTTGTATGGCAACTTCAAAGGCATTATTCAAACACAGCCTCTCATACACATAGGTTGCATTCTCTATGCAAGTATCGATAATTGCGGCATATCCAGCCTTACCCCGAACCTGGAAGGCCATCCACACTTTGAGGGCATCGAACCGACGGGTTGTCTGCAGTGATTTCCCTACCAGGTTGGTATAACCGTCTTCTTCGTCCTCTTCCCTGTTGAGGTAATCGGCATGTAAGGTAAAGGCTTCAAGGTTTTTTCCCTCTTTGACAAGAAAGGCACCGCAACTGATTGGAAGCAAAAACATTTTATGGAAATCGACAGTAAGGGAATCACAACAATCGATCGAAGCAATCCTGTGGGCATATTTACCTGAAAGGATAACCCCACTACCATAGGCTGCATCCCCATGAAGCCAAAGCCCTTCTTTTTTGCAGATGGCGCTGATTTCCCCGATCGGATCGATACTGCCATAGTCGGTGGTACCGATGGTTGCTATGACAGCAATTGGTAAAAAGCCTTGTTCCTTGTCTTGTTCGATATGTTTTTCAAGGGCTTTGCAGTCCATTTTGCACTGTGCGTCAACTTTGACTTTGACCACTGCATTATAGCCAAGGCCAAGCAGGTGCGCGCTTTTCTCCATCGAGAAATGGGAAACCTCGGAAGTGTAGATCCTGAATTTGGAATAACAGGAGGGCAGTCCTTCCTTTTTAACATCATGGTGCAGTTTTGTATTGCAGTACCAATCCCTTGCCAAGGTAATCCCTGACAAATTCGATTGACTTCCCCCTGAGGTAAAGACTCCATCACTATGTTCTTTAATGCCATACATGATGCAGAGTTGTTTTATTACCGCTATCTCCACTTCGGTAGCAATGGGTGATTGGTCCCAGGAATCCATGGACTGG
The sequence above is a segment of the Sphaerochaeta pleomorpha str. Grapes genome. Coding sequences within it:
- a CDS encoding amino acid ABC transporter ATP-binding protein, yielding MTEEIVRLENIHKQFGPLEVLKGIDFGMETGQKVVILGPSGSGKSTILRCINQLETFEKGAIYFRGLDIAGMKAKDLRRQVGMVFQRFNIFSHLNVLENLIEAPIQVKKTPRKEAVEHALALLDTVGLADKRQAMPSQLSGGQLQRVGIARALAMDPALLLFDEPTSALDPELVGEVLQVMRKVAKSGTSMIVVTHEMGFAQDVADRILFMDGGKILQDAPPKEFFKNPNCERVRNFVKTIGNV
- a CDS encoding GGDEF domain-containing protein, with translation MQITSNKETTLFVFDLNNLKKTNDLHGHKAGDALLFDTAKAIERVFYSYGNTFRIGGDEFCVLCNEVSKATAYQLLDNLLDQIKYINESRIIPIDLAYGFTIYIPKKNNSIFAAFSQADNAMYEQKAKQKMNDPKV
- a CDS encoding pyridoxal phosphate-dependent decarboxylase family protein translates to MQNDNIEPLFLSSSKESKEAYRAIIESTVTAILDSMQDEKAYRGMNPRQLQQEISSQTLLPEQGLGFPSVLDSVSKSIIPNFLKTSSTDYMAHLHSPALLESIASELILSTFNQSMDSWDQSPIATEVEIAVIKQLCIMYGIKEHSDGVFTSGGSQSNLSGITLARDWYCNTKLHHDVKKEGLPSCYSKFRIYTSEVSHFSMEKSAHLLGLGYNAVVKVKVDAQCKMDCKALEKHIEQDKEQGFLPIAVIATIGTTDYGSIDPIGEISAICKKEGLWLHGDAAYGSGVILSGKYAHRIASIDCCDSLTVDFHKMFLLPISCGAFLVKEGKNLEAFTLHADYLNREEDEEDGYTNLVGKSLQTTRRFDALKVWMAFQVRGKAGYAAIIDTCIENATYVYERLCLNNAFEVAIQPEISSVVFRLKGSCEVNKRVRRRLIHFQGVVIGQTVYQEKTYLKFTLLNPTVTHEKLDSLLSLIEELGIEESKQA